In one window of Acidobacteriota bacterium DNA:
- a CDS encoding tyrosine-type recombinase/integrase: FKYHFKQALEASKIDHCRFHDTRHTFASHLAMSGVDLLTIKKLMRHKTMAMTLRYAHLSDQHTKKAVEQLSFETPKKESKEAL, encoded by the coding sequence ACTTCAAATACCACTTCAAGCAGGCCCTGGAAGCGTCGAAGATCGATCACTGCCGGTTTCACGATACTCGGCATACCTTCGCCAGTCACTTGGCCATGAGCGGGGTGGACCTGCTGACCATCAAGAAACTGATGCGCCACAAGACCATGGCGATGACCCTTCGCTATGCCCACCTGAGCGATCAGCACACCAAGAAAGCAGTAGAGCAGTTGTCGTTCGAGACACCCAAGAAAGAGAGCAAGGAGGCCCTTTAA
- a CDS encoding tetratricopeptide repeat protein produces the protein MSSAQDHYNKGMQHFVQDQLDEAIAELEKALQVDSDHADSLQALAMSYFHQNELEKAVKYGERFRDLEPENAMAYTSLSMFYQRQGRIEEAEDMGALAAKYTKSGGDA, from the coding sequence ATGTCAAGCGCCCAAGACCACTACAACAAGGGAATGCAGCATTTCGTCCAGGATCAACTCGACGAGGCCATCGCGGAGCTGGAAAAGGCCTTGCAGGTCGACTCCGACCATGCCGACTCGCTGCAGGCCCTGGCCATGAGCTATTTCCACCAGAACGAGCTGGAAAAGGCCGTAAAATACGGCGAACGCTTCCGCGACCTGGAACCCGAGAACGCCATGGCCTACACCAGCCTTTCCATGTTCTACCAACGCCAGGGCCGCATCGAAGAAGCCGAAGACATGGGCGCCCTGGCCGCCAAATACACCAAGTCCGGCGGCGATGCCTAG
- a CDS encoding pitrilysin family protein has product MIKTPPPPGPIRNVSFPEVPKDSLDNGLRVLTVKNRGIPKIWLRLAISSGGKVDAPFERLALAPLTLEMVEHGTRSRSAQQLAREQDRWAIHYKADARLEYSLLQMDFLKSAVEPALDQLSEMLMAPAFDEGEIERVRARWHSLLSAQRSMPRYLADDQMHNALFPDHPYCKKCLRPEHLKGLGSHELTRFHARHYGPSRATLLLAGDIDQEEGLELARRYFGQWKAEPVASPDFPDLGEPSQGRVSLIHRPHSTQTRLLIGGRTFARNHPHTRVLRMVSQVLGGGASARLFLNLREAKGYTYGIYSEMNGFKRDGLLTMGADIRSDALIESIEEIFAECRRMAREPVGQEELQRARAEVIGAFIAQLEAPATIAMLELLRDFYGLPEDHFERYIPEVQGVSAEEIQEAAARYLDPARYHIVVVADRRQVEEDLKRFGPVTVYDKSGNQIES; this is encoded by the coding sequence ATGATTAAAACGCCACCTCCCCCGGGTCCTATTCGCAACGTTTCCTTTCCCGAGGTTCCCAAGGACAGCCTCGACAACGGACTGCGGGTGCTGACCGTAAAGAACCGCGGCATCCCCAAAATCTGGCTGCGCCTGGCCATTTCTTCGGGCGGAAAAGTGGACGCTCCCTTCGAGCGGCTGGCCCTGGCGCCGTTGACTCTGGAGATGGTCGAGCATGGGACGCGCAGCCGCAGCGCCCAGCAGTTGGCGCGCGAGCAGGACCGATGGGCCATCCACTACAAGGCCGATGCCCGCCTGGAGTACTCGCTGCTGCAAATGGACTTTCTGAAGAGCGCTGTCGAGCCTGCTTTGGATCAGCTTTCAGAGATGCTGATGGCTCCCGCCTTCGACGAGGGCGAGATCGAGCGCGTGCGGGCCCGCTGGCATAGCCTCCTCTCGGCCCAACGCTCCATGCCCCGCTATCTGGCCGACGACCAAATGCACAACGCTCTCTTCCCCGACCATCCCTACTGCAAGAAGTGCCTGCGTCCCGAGCACCTCAAAGGCCTCGGATCCCATGAGCTGACCCGCTTTCACGCCCGTCACTACGGACCTTCCCGGGCCACCTTGCTGCTGGCCGGCGACATCGACCAGGAGGAGGGCCTGGAGTTGGCCCGCAGGTACTTCGGGCAATGGAAGGCGGAGCCGGTTGCCAGCCCCGATTTCCCCGATCTGGGAGAACCCTCCCAAGGAAGAGTCAGCCTCATTCACCGTCCTCATTCGACCCAGACCCGGCTGCTCATCGGAGGACGCACTTTCGCCCGCAACCATCCCCACACGCGGGTGCTGCGCATGGTTTCCCAGGTGCTGGGAGGAGGGGCCAGCGCGCGTCTCTTCCTCAACCTGCGCGAGGCCAAGGGCTACACCTACGGCATTTACTCCGAAATGAACGGCTTCAAGCGCGATGGACTGCTCACCATGGGCGCCGACATCCGCTCCGACGCCCTTATCGAATCCATCGAGGAGATCTTCGCCGAGTGCAGACGCATGGCCCGGGAACCGGTGGGGCAGGAAGAACTGCAGCGGGCCCGGGCCGAAGTGATCGGCGCCTTCATCGCTCAACTGGAAGCCCCGGCCACCATCGCCATGCTGGAGCTGCTGCGCGATTTCTATGGCCTGCCTGAGGATCACTTCGAGCGCTACATTCCCGAAGTGCAGGGGGTCAGCGCCGAGGAGATTCAAGAGGCGGCTGCGCGCTACCTCGACCCGGCGCGCTATCATATCGTGGTGGTGGCCGACCGTCGCCAAGTCGAAGAAGACCTGAAGCGGTTCGGTCCCGTCACCGTCTACGACAAGAGCGGAAATCAAATCGAGTCGTGA
- a CDS encoding pitrilysin family protein has product MDKPAPIDFQEHHLDNGLKVILAPRTRIPLVHVTVHYKVGSSYESPGFSGFAHLFEHMMFQGSENVTKNEHGRLIDEVGGHWNASTNKDRTNYYATLPSHHLRLGLWLEAERMRSLKVTPESFENQRSTVIEEKKQNYDNRPYGEAFLTFDRLAYQSWAYAHPVIGDEEDLRKARVEDAQAFHRRHYGPDNAILVISGDFDPAEAMTAVEDYFGVITHQTDSRPPEIEEPAQQEAKLKVIEDPLATLPAVYMGFHMPEMGSDDFYALSMLAIILTQGNSSRLYNQFIYRRNWMTSLSGGPNNYRGPELFNLFYLIHRQVAVDEVVEAVMEELARTGEQEVSQEELEKARNLYAYRFVSGCAKVSTIGERLARYAVYFGDPARFNDDLRRYEEVTPRRMMEAAARTFRPQNSTILKILPKAGSTPS; this is encoded by the coding sequence ATGGACAAGCCGGCTCCGATCGACTTCCAAGAACACCATTTGGACAACGGATTGAAGGTCATCCTGGCGCCCCGAACCCGAATCCCGCTGGTGCACGTTACGGTCCACTACAAGGTGGGATCAAGCTACGAATCTCCTGGATTCTCGGGCTTTGCCCACCTCTTCGAGCACATGATGTTCCAGGGCTCGGAGAACGTGACCAAGAACGAGCACGGACGCCTCATCGACGAGGTCGGCGGTCACTGGAACGCCTCCACCAACAAGGACCGCACCAACTACTACGCGACGCTTCCTTCTCATCACCTGCGCCTGGGGCTGTGGTTGGAAGCTGAGCGCATGCGCTCTCTCAAGGTGACCCCTGAGAGCTTCGAAAACCAGCGCAGCACCGTCATCGAAGAGAAGAAGCAGAATTACGACAACCGCCCCTACGGAGAAGCCTTCCTGACCTTCGACCGGCTGGCCTACCAGAGCTGGGCCTACGCCCACCCCGTCATCGGAGACGAGGAGGACTTGCGCAAGGCCCGCGTAGAGGACGCCCAGGCCTTCCACCGTCGCCATTACGGGCCCGACAACGCCATCCTGGTCATCAGCGGCGACTTCGATCCCGCGGAGGCCATGACGGCGGTCGAGGATTATTTCGGCGTCATCACCCATCAGACCGACAGCCGGCCTCCTGAGATTGAGGAGCCGGCCCAGCAGGAAGCCAAGCTCAAGGTCATCGAGGATCCTCTGGCCACCCTGCCGGCCGTCTACATGGGATTTCACATGCCCGAAATGGGGTCAGACGACTTCTACGCCCTGTCGATGCTGGCCATCATCCTGACCCAGGGCAACTCTTCGCGCCTCTACAACCAGTTCATCTACCGGCGCAATTGGATGACCAGCCTGTCGGGCGGACCCAACAACTATCGGGGGCCCGAGCTCTTCAACCTCTTCTATCTGATTCACCGTCAGGTGGCGGTGGACGAGGTCGTTGAAGCAGTCATGGAAGAGCTGGCGCGCACCGGCGAGCAGGAAGTCAGTCAAGAAGAACTCGAGAAGGCTCGTAACCTCTACGCTTACCGTTTCGTCTCCGGCTGCGCCAAGGTCTCCACCATCGGCGAACGCCTGGCCCGCTACGCCGTCTACTTCGGCGACCCGGCCCGTTTCAACGACGACCTGCGCCGCTATGAGGAAGTCACTCCGCGGCGCATGATGGAGGCTGCCGCACGAACTTTTCGTCCTCAGAACAGCACCATCCTCAAGATTTTGCCCAAAGCGGGCTCGACGCCGTCCTAG
- the pyrE gene encoding orotate phosphoribosyltransferase, translating to MSASIQSKKIRLVELLRQKSLKIGKFTLTSGMTSHYYFDSKPTTLHPEGAFLTAELLLWTLREKGIKAAAIGGLTLGADPIVSAVAAVSHALRQQYDPLPAFIVRKEAKGHGTQRFIEGYRGKEGDPVVIVDDVCTTGGSTLQAIEKAEEAGYRVVAVVALVDRQQGGAERLSNYPFFPLLTAQELLDGPAIQQQLKALQD from the coding sequence GTGAGCGCCTCTATTCAGTCGAAAAAGATCCGCCTGGTCGAACTGCTTCGCCAGAAAAGCCTGAAGATCGGCAAGTTCACCCTGACCTCGGGGATGACCAGCCACTACTACTTCGATTCCAAGCCCACCACGCTGCATCCGGAGGGCGCCTTCCTGACCGCCGAACTGCTGCTCTGGACGCTGCGCGAGAAGGGAATCAAAGCGGCCGCTATCGGCGGGCTGACGCTGGGCGCCGACCCCATCGTTTCAGCGGTGGCGGCCGTCAGCCACGCCCTGCGCCAGCAGTACGATCCCCTGCCGGCCTTCATCGTGCGCAAGGAAGCCAAAGGACACGGCACCCAGCGCTTCATCGAAGGATACAGAGGCAAGGAAGGCGATCCGGTGGTGATCGTGGACGACGTCTGCACCACCGGAGGATCGACGCTCCAGGCCATCGAAAAGGCCGAAGAGGCCGGTTACCGAGTCGTGGCAGTAGTGGCTCTGGTGGACCGCCAGCAAGGCGGCGCCGAGCGGCTTTCCAACTATCCCTTCTTCCCCCTGCTGACGGCTCAGGAACTCCTCGACGGCCCCGCCATCCAACAACAGCTTAAAGCCCTCCAGGATTGA
- a CDS encoding YajQ family cyclic di-GMP-binding protein — MAKTNSFDVLSQVNVHEVRNAVQQALKEIGQRFDFKGSKSDIKLEEQDHLILISDDEFKMTQLIDVLEKKLIKRKVPLKALSFQKVEPAAGGTVRQRVDIQQGIPAEKCKEVVKFIKGTKLKVQSSIQGDTVRVSGRDRDTLQEVIALLKEKDFGVHMTFGNYR; from the coding sequence ATGGCCAAGACCAACTCATTCGACGTTCTCTCGCAAGTCAACGTCCACGAAGTCCGCAACGCAGTACAGCAGGCCCTCAAGGAAATCGGACAACGCTTCGACTTCAAGGGAAGCAAGAGCGATATCAAGCTGGAAGAGCAAGATCACCTGATCCTGATCAGCGACGACGAGTTCAAGATGACCCAGTTGATCGACGTGCTGGAAAAGAAGCTGATCAAGCGCAAGGTGCCCCTCAAGGCCCTCAGCTTCCAGAAAGTGGAACCCGCCGCCGGAGGGACGGTGCGCCAGCGTGTCGACATCCAGCAGGGCATCCCCGCCGAGAAGTGCAAGGAAGTGGTCAAGTTCATCAAGGGGACCAAGCTCAAGGTGCAGTCCTCGATCCAGGGCGACACCGTGAGGGTTTCGGGACGTGACCGCGATACCCTGCAGGAGGTCATCGCGCTACTGAAAGAGAAAGACTTCGGTGTCCATATGACCTTCGGCAACTATCGATAG
- the acs gene encoding acetate--CoA ligase, with amino-acid sequence MAKGKETIDALLQEDRTFDPPADFASQAHWSDPEIYRKAEDDPLGFWSEMAEALDWFQPWDEVLEWDCPHAKWFVGGKLNVSYNCLDRHLQTWRKNKAALVWEGEPGDQRVLTYQDLHREVNRCAAALHRLGIEEGDRVAIYMGMVPELAVAMLACARIGAPHTVVFGGFSPESLRDRINDCQAKLLITADGSWRRGSVVPLKQNADEAVRGCPSIENLLVVNRTTDPTRVNMKDGRDHWWHREMRRSGDAYVEPAHLDSEHPLYILYTSGTTGKPKGLLHTTGGYLTGATATCKYVFDLKEEDTYWCTADIGWVTGHSYIVYGPLANGATTVMYEGGPDYPEKDRFWELVAKYRINILYTAPTAIRAFMRWGEEHPQRHDLSSLRLLGTVGEPINPEAWIWYRRHIGGDRTPIVDTWWQTETGAMMITPLPGITRTKPGSATRPFPGIEADILDGEGKRVEVGGGYLVLRNPWPSMARTIWGDDQRWQETYWSRYPGLYFTGDGAKRDEDGYFWILGRVDDVLNVSGHRIGTMEVESALVSHDDVAEAAVIGASHDIKGQSIAAFVTLRGDIQGDPEKKEALRRHVAIKIGPIAKPDQIHFTHELPKTRSGKIMRRLLRDIAEGRVASDTTTLADPSVLEAIKQRYEEE; translated from the coding sequence ATGGCAAAAGGCAAAGAGACCATCGACGCGCTTCTGCAAGAAGACCGCACCTTCGATCCGCCCGCGGATTTCGCATCCCAGGCCCATTGGAGCGACCCCGAGATCTACCGCAAGGCTGAGGACGATCCCCTCGGCTTCTGGAGCGAGATGGCCGAGGCGCTGGACTGGTTCCAGCCCTGGGACGAGGTGCTTGAATGGGACTGCCCTCATGCCAAGTGGTTCGTGGGAGGCAAGCTCAACGTCAGCTACAACTGCCTCGACCGCCATCTTCAGACCTGGCGCAAGAACAAGGCCGCTCTCGTTTGGGAAGGCGAACCGGGCGATCAGCGCGTCCTCACCTACCAGGACCTGCACCGCGAGGTCAACCGCTGCGCCGCCGCCCTGCACCGTCTGGGGATCGAAGAAGGCGACCGGGTGGCCATCTACATGGGAATGGTCCCCGAACTGGCCGTGGCCATGCTGGCCTGCGCCCGCATCGGAGCCCCCCATACGGTGGTCTTCGGAGGCTTCAGCCCCGAGTCGCTGCGCGACCGCATCAATGACTGCCAGGCCAAGCTGCTGATCACCGCCGACGGATCCTGGAGGCGCGGAAGCGTGGTTCCCCTCAAACAGAACGCCGACGAGGCCGTGCGCGGATGTCCCAGCATCGAGAACCTGCTGGTGGTCAACCGCACCACCGACCCCACCCGCGTCAACATGAAGGACGGACGCGACCACTGGTGGCACCGCGAAATGCGGCGCAGCGGCGACGCTTACGTCGAACCCGCCCACCTCGACTCCGAGCATCCCCTCTACATCCTCTACACCTCGGGAACCACCGGCAAACCCAAGGGACTGCTTCACACCACCGGAGGCTATCTGACCGGCGCCACCGCCACCTGCAAGTACGTCTTCGACCTGAAGGAAGAAGACACCTACTGGTGCACCGCCGACATCGGCTGGGTCACCGGCCACAGCTACATCGTCTACGGACCCCTGGCCAACGGCGCCACCACGGTCATGTACGAAGGCGGACCCGACTATCCCGAGAAAGACCGCTTCTGGGAGCTGGTGGCCAAGTACCGCATCAACATCCTCTACACCGCCCCCACCGCCATCCGCGCCTTCATGCGCTGGGGAGAGGAACACCCCCAACGCCACGACCTCTCCTCCCTGCGCCTGCTGGGCACCGTGGGCGAGCCCATCAATCCCGAGGCCTGGATCTGGTACCGGCGCCACATCGGTGGCGACCGTACGCCCATCGTCGATACCTGGTGGCAAACCGAAACCGGCGCCATGATGATCACTCCCCTGCCCGGCATCACCCGCACCAAGCCGGGATCGGCCACCCGGCCCTTTCCCGGAATCGAAGCCGACATTCTCGACGGAGAGGGGAAACGCGTCGAAGTGGGCGGAGGCTATCTGGTGCTGCGCAATCCCTGGCCGTCCATGGCGCGCACCATCTGGGGCGACGACCAGCGCTGGCAGGAAACCTACTGGAGCCGCTACCCGGGCCTCTATTTCACGGGGGACGGAGCCAAGCGCGACGAGGACGGTTACTTCTGGATACTGGGCCGCGTGGACGACGTCCTCAACGTCTCGGGACACCGCATCGGCACCATGGAGGTGGAAAGCGCCCTGGTCAGCCACGATGACGTGGCCGAAGCTGCCGTCATCGGCGCCTCCCACGACATCAAGGGCCAGAGCATCGCCGCCTTCGTCACGCTGCGCGGAGACATACAGGGAGACCCGGAAAAGAAGGAGGCGTTGCGCCGCCACGTGGCCATCAAGATCGGGCCCATCGCCAAGCCCGACCAGATCCACTTCACCCACGAACTGCCCAAGACGCGAAGCGGCAAGATCATGCGCCGCCTGCTGCGCGACATCGCTGAAGGACGGGTGGCCAGCGACACCACCACCCTGGCCGACCCCTCCGTGCTGGAGGCCATCAAGCAAAGGTACGAAGAAGAGTAG
- a CDS encoding HD domain-containing protein, translating to MPSREEAWQLLTEYTQNPSLIKHALAVEAGMRAYARKFGEDEEKWGIVGLLHDFDYEQNPSLEDHPFVGCRILQEKGYPEDIVHAILSHGNHTGVPRKSKMDKTLFAVDELSGLITAVALVRPSKKIADVKVKSVKKKIKDKAFARSVSRDDIRQGVEELGVDMGEHIAFLVEAMSGIAEDLELDGSQAR from the coding sequence ATGCCGTCACGTGAAGAAGCCTGGCAACTGCTTACCGAATACACCCAGAACCCCAGCCTCATCAAGCACGCTTTGGCGGTGGAAGCCGGCATGCGGGCCTATGCCCGCAAGTTCGGGGAAGATGAGGAAAAATGGGGGATCGTGGGCTTGCTGCACGACTTCGACTATGAGCAGAATCCCAGTCTGGAGGACCATCCCTTCGTGGGATGCCGCATCCTTCAGGAAAAAGGCTATCCCGAAGACATCGTCCACGCCATACTCTCCCACGGCAACCACACCGGGGTGCCCCGCAAGAGCAAGATGGACAAGACCCTGTTCGCAGTGGACGAGCTGAGCGGACTGATCACGGCGGTGGCCCTGGTGCGGCCCAGCAAGAAGATCGCCGACGTCAAGGTCAAGTCGGTCAAGAAGAAGATCAAGGACAAGGCCTTCGCCCGCTCGGTCAGCCGGGACGACATCCGCCAGGGAGTCGAAGAGCTGGGCGTCGATATGGGCGAGCACATCGCTTTCCTGGTCGAGGCCATGAGCGGCATCGCCGAGGACCTCGAGCTGGACGGCTCGCAGGCCCGCTGA
- the pyk gene encoding pyruvate kinase, translating to MRRRAKIVATIGPATRSPEMLRKMMEAGMDVARLNFSHGELEDHRETIRTLRKISEELERPVAILQDLQGVKIRTGALQEGKPVELETGDRFTITTKPVMGDKKRVSTGYQALPYDVKPGDRVLLSDGLIELEVLSTTEEEIETEVITGGTLAENQGINAPGANLSAPSLTDKDIEDVRFGIKNEVDYIALSFVRRVEDIIVLKSRLDEARADIPVIAKLEKPRAIDNLESILDACDGVMVARGDLGVEMPPEQVPILQKRIIQAANKKGKPVITATQMLESMIKNPRPTRAEASDVANAVFDGTDAVMLSAETATGSYPVESVRMMDKIITAAESTISEIKTRQHSGLHLSFPDAICEAAYYASQSIRTRAICAFTQTGSTASTIAKYRPRTAILGLSPDKRIMRRMCLFWGVQPVQMRTIANVDELINMLERTLLERGFLVKGDNLIILTGAPIIEKGHTSLMKLHRVQGSRSTQMKMI from the coding sequence ATGCGAAGACGAGCCAAGATCGTGGCCACCATTGGTCCGGCCACGCGTTCCCCCGAAATGCTGCGCAAAATGATGGAGGCCGGCATGGACGTGGCGCGCCTCAACTTCTCTCACGGAGAACTTGAGGACCATCGCGAAACCATCCGCACCCTGCGCAAGATTTCAGAGGAACTGGAACGTCCGGTGGCTATCTTGCAGGACCTGCAAGGCGTCAAGATCCGCACCGGAGCGCTGCAGGAGGGCAAGCCGGTAGAACTCGAGACCGGCGACCGCTTCACCATCACCACCAAGCCGGTAATGGGCGACAAGAAGCGGGTTTCCACCGGTTACCAGGCCCTTCCCTACGACGTCAAACCGGGGGACCGGGTGCTGCTCTCGGACGGACTGATCGAGCTGGAGGTGCTCTCCACCACCGAAGAAGAAATCGAGACCGAGGTGATCACCGGCGGCACGCTGGCCGAGAACCAGGGCATCAACGCTCCGGGCGCCAACCTTTCGGCGCCTTCGCTGACCGACAAAGACATCGAGGACGTGCGCTTCGGAATCAAGAACGAGGTCGACTACATCGCCCTTTCCTTCGTGCGCAGGGTCGAGGACATCATCGTCCTCAAGTCGCGGTTGGACGAGGCCCGCGCCGACATTCCGGTGATCGCCAAGCTGGAGAAGCCTCGCGCCATCGACAACCTGGAGTCGATCCTGGACGCCTGCGACGGCGTCATGGTGGCGCGCGGGGACCTGGGTGTGGAAATGCCCCCGGAGCAGGTCCCCATCCTGCAGAAGCGCATCATCCAGGCCGCCAACAAGAAGGGCAAGCCGGTCATCACCGCCACCCAGATGCTGGAATCGATGATCAAGAATCCGCGTCCCACGCGGGCTGAAGCGTCCGACGTGGCCAACGCCGTCTTCGACGGCACCGACGCCGTCATGCTCTCGGCCGAAACGGCCACCGGCTCCTATCCGGTGGAATCGGTGCGCATGATGGACAAGATCATCACGGCCGCCGAGTCCACCATCAGCGAGATCAAGACCCGCCAGCACTCGGGACTCCACTTGTCCTTTCCCGACGCCATCTGCGAAGCGGCATACTACGCTTCTCAGTCCATCCGGACGCGGGCCATCTGCGCCTTCACCCAGACCGGATCGACGGCCAGCACCATCGCCAAGTACCGTCCCCGCACGGCCATTCTGGGACTCTCTCCCGACAAGCGCATCATGCGCAGGATGTGTCTGTTCTGGGGCGTCCAGCCGGTGCAGATGCGCACCATCGCCAACGTGGACGAGCTCATCAACATGCTGGAAAGAACCCTGCTGGAGCGCGGCTTCCTGGTCAAGGGCGACAACCTCATCATCCTCACCGGGGCCCCCATCATCGAGAAGGGCCACACCAGCCTGATGAAGCTGCACCGCGTGCAGGGCAGCCGGTCCACTCAAATGAAGATGATATGA
- a CDS encoding phosphopentomutase, giving the protein MSRSFRRIIIGVLDSVGVGALPDAAEFGDAGSDTLGHVAEWRPLRIPRLARMGIGNIRPLQDVAPADSPSACYGKAALASRGKDTTSGHWEMMGLILEKPFPTYLESGFPAEVIEPFQQAIGRKVLGNKAASGTEIIAELGARHLETGRPIVYTSADSVFQIAAHEDVISTDELYRICEIARAQLRGEHEVGRVIARPFRGRPGSFVRTEGRKDYAIAPFRPTVLDGLEEADVPVVTVGKIASVFSYKATGRELKSGNNSATTRETLRALGESPRGLIFANWVDFDMLYGHRNNVEGYAKALEAFDRDLADLLENLQPHDLLILTSDHGCDPTTASTDHSREYTLVLAYSPSLQGGADLGTRATLADVGATVAENFSIEAPAGASFLQQLR; this is encoded by the coding sequence ATGAGCAGGTCCTTCCGACGCATCATCATCGGCGTGCTGGACAGCGTCGGAGTGGGCGCTCTGCCCGACGCCGCAGAGTTCGGGGACGCCGGCAGCGACACTTTGGGCCACGTGGCCGAGTGGCGTCCTCTGCGCATCCCCCGGCTGGCCCGAATGGGCATCGGCAATATCCGTCCGCTGCAGGACGTGGCGCCCGCCGATTCTCCCAGCGCCTGCTATGGCAAAGCCGCCCTGGCCTCCCGCGGCAAAGACACCACCTCGGGCCACTGGGAGATGATGGGGCTGATCCTGGAGAAGCCCTTTCCCACCTATCTCGAAAGCGGGTTTCCGGCTGAAGTGATCGAGCCTTTCCAACAAGCCATCGGACGCAAGGTCCTGGGAAATAAGGCGGCCAGCGGCACCGAGATCATCGCCGAACTGGGAGCCCGTCACCTGGAGACGGGACGCCCCATCGTCTACACCTCGGCCGACAGCGTCTTTCAGATCGCCGCCCACGAAGACGTGATTTCCACCGACGAGCTTTACCGCATCTGTGAAATCGCCCGCGCCCAGCTCAGGGGCGAGCACGAGGTGGGCCGGGTGATCGCCCGTCCCTTTCGAGGCCGGCCCGGCAGTTTCGTGCGAACCGAGGGCCGCAAAGACTACGCCATCGCACCCTTCCGGCCTACCGTGCTGGATGGCCTGGAGGAGGCTGACGTGCCGGTTGTGACGGTGGGCAAGATCGCTTCCGTCTTCTCCTACAAGGCCACCGGACGCGAACTCAAATCCGGCAACAACAGCGCCACGACGCGCGAAACCCTGCGCGCCTTGGGGGAGAGTCCGCGGGGCCTGATCTTTGCCAACTGGGTCGACTTCGACATGCTCTACGGCCACCGCAACAACGTAGAAGGCTACGCCAAGGCCTTGGAGGCTTTCGACCGCGATTTGGCCGATCTGCTGGAGAATCTCCAGCCCCACGATCTGCTCATCCTCACTTCCGACCACGGCTGCGATCCCACCACGGCCTCCACCGACCATTCCCGCGAATACACCCTGGTTCTGGCCTACAGCCCCTCGCTGCAAGGCGGCGCCGACCTGGGTACGCGAGCCACCTTGGCCGACGTCGGCGCCACCGTTGCAGAGAATTTCTCCATCGAGGCGCCGGCGGGAGCCAGTTTCCTGCAACAGCTTCGATGA
- a CDS encoding BlaI/MecI/CopY family transcriptional regulator: MKDASRLTPAEFEVLEVLWREGRPLSVGDVLEVIRRARSVAYTTVMTVLDKLARKGSVNRVKRGKAYFYTPRVRRSQVLQCAVEEFADNYFRGSESRLLAFLEADGDGSHASNGSPRSDSMEGADSLDVALL; the protein is encoded by the coding sequence GTGAAGGACGCTAGCAGACTCACGCCCGCCGAATTCGAAGTCCTGGAGGTGCTGTGGCGCGAAGGCCGCCCCCTCTCGGTGGGGGACGTGTTGGAGGTTATTCGCCGGGCCCGCTCGGTTGCCTACACCACCGTCATGACGGTCCTCGACAAGCTGGCCCGCAAAGGCAGCGTCAACCGGGTCAAGAGAGGCAAGGCCTACTTCTACACACCCCGCGTGCGCCGTTCCCAGGTGTTGCAGTGCGCCGTCGAGGAGTTCGCTGACAACTACTTCCGGGGCAGCGAAAGCCGCCTCCTGGCTTTCCTCGAGGCCGACGGCGACGGCTCCCACGCCTCCAACGGCTCCCCGCGGTCCGACTCGATGGAAGGCGCCGATTCCTTAGACGTGGCGCTTCTCTAG